The following coding sequences lie in one Pseudomonas svalbardensis genomic window:
- a CDS encoding DUF6124 family protein: MDKLIPDPPFNSSKPYNPSPMFLISPDMNIESLLAHACESLASASVMASDFATYLSGSQRSTALAIAQIVMLADLAVNRALDIVDTQD, encoded by the coding sequence TTGGATAAATTAATCCCCGATCCCCCCTTCAACAGCTCCAAACCCTACAACCCCAGCCCCATGTTCCTGATCTCCCCGGACATGAACATCGAATCCCTCCTGGCCCACGCCTGTGAGTCATTGGCCTCGGCAAGTGTCATGGCCAGCGATTTCGCCACCTACCTGAGCGGCTCCCAGCGCAGTACGGCGTTGGCCATTGCGCAGATCGTCATGCTGGCGGACCTTGCTGTGAACAGGGCTTTGGATATCGTCGACACACAGGACTAG
- a CDS encoding imelysin family protein, with amino-acid sequence MFRPKLLFTSLAALALGACSPQDPQAVTSAAIAKSVILPTYTRWVEADRQLAVSALAYCEGKENLDTARADFLHAQKAWAELQPLLIGPLAEGNRAWQVQFWPDKKNLVGRQVEQLVTAQPQIDAAALAKSSVVVQGLSAYEYILFDSKPDVANAEQKTKYCPLLIAIGERQKQLAEEILKSWNNTDGMLAQMSKFPNQRYADSHEAIADLLRVQVTALDSLKKKLGTPMGRQTKGVPQPFQADAWRSQSSLTGLEASLAAAKTVWEGVDNKGLRGLLPNEQKPLADKIDAAYAASLKLFASNQRSLTEMLGDDAGRQQLNDIYDSLNVVHRLHEGELAKALGIQLGFNANDGD; translated from the coding sequence ATGTTCCGTCCCAAATTGTTGTTCACCAGCCTTGCCGCACTCGCCCTGGGCGCCTGTTCGCCTCAGGATCCGCAGGCCGTCACGTCGGCGGCGATCGCCAAGTCGGTAATCCTGCCGACCTACACGCGCTGGGTTGAAGCCGACCGCCAACTGGCCGTCAGCGCCCTCGCCTACTGCGAAGGCAAGGAAAACCTCGACACCGCCCGCGCCGACTTCCTGCACGCGCAGAAAGCCTGGGCCGAGTTGCAGCCACTGCTGATCGGGCCGCTGGCCGAGGGCAATCGCGCCTGGCAGGTGCAGTTCTGGCCGGACAAGAAAAACCTCGTCGGCCGTCAAGTCGAGCAACTGGTCACCGCACAGCCGCAGATCGATGCCGCTGCATTGGCCAAGTCCAGCGTTGTGGTTCAAGGCCTCTCCGCCTACGAATACATCCTGTTCGACAGCAAGCCTGATGTGGCCAACGCTGAACAGAAAACCAAGTACTGCCCGCTGCTGATCGCGATTGGCGAGCGTCAGAAACAACTGGCCGAAGAAATTCTGAAAAGCTGGAACAACACCGACGGCATGCTCGCGCAGATGAGCAAATTCCCGAACCAACGCTACGCCGATTCCCACGAAGCCATCGCCGATCTATTGCGCGTGCAAGTCACCGCCCTCGACAGCCTGAAGAAAAAACTCGGCACGCCGATGGGCCGTCAAACGAAGGGGGTGCCGCAACCGTTCCAGGCCGATGCATGGCGCAGCCAGTCGTCCCTGACCGGCCTCGAAGCCAGCCTCGCCGCCGCCAAAACGGTATGGGAAGGCGTCGACAACAAAGGCCTGCGCGGCCTGTTGCCGAACGAGCAGAAACCCTTGGCCGACAAGATCGACGCCGCTTACGCCGCGTCCCTGAAACTGTTCGCCAGCAACCAGCGTTCGCTGACTGAAATGCTCGGCGATGACGCCGGTCGCCAACAGCTAAACGATATCTACGACAGCCTGAACGTCGTCCACCGCCTGCACGAAGGCGAACTGGCCAAGGCGCTGGGCATCCAACTGGGCTTCAACGCCAACGACGGTGACTGA
- a CDS encoding DUF1513 domain-containing protein: MLRRQALTLGSLLLGAVTLGGWTLFKQKGKSPLLLSARDDTDGKHYAVGYRLDGTRVFATQVGQRCHDIINHPTLPIALFVARRPGTESYLIDLRDGTLLQTVTSRPNRHFYGHAVIHKSGDWLYATENDTSDPGRGLLGVYKFEGERLIHSGEIPTHGVGPHQVSWMPDGETLVVANGGIRTEAESRVEMNLNAMEPSLVLMQRDGTLLSKETLAQQMNSVRHLGIASDGTIVAGQQFMGPSHESSELLAIKRPGQPFVAFPVPEHQLQVMGHYTASVAVHSELRLVALTAPRGNRFFIWDLDSGEVRLDAPLPDCAGVGAVADGFVVTSGQGRCRFYDCRQTSLVAKPLDLPAGLWDNHLHLI; the protein is encoded by the coding sequence ATGCTGCGACGCCAGGCTCTGACGTTAGGTAGTTTGCTGCTGGGTGCGGTGACACTGGGCGGCTGGACGCTGTTCAAGCAGAAGGGCAAAAGCCCGCTGCTGCTCTCGGCGCGGGACGATACCGACGGCAAACACTACGCCGTCGGTTACCGGCTGGACGGTACCCGGGTGTTTGCCACCCAGGTCGGCCAGCGTTGCCACGACATCATCAACCACCCGACGCTGCCGATTGCGCTGTTCGTCGCCCGTCGTCCTGGCACCGAGAGTTACCTGATCGACCTGCGCGACGGCACGTTGCTGCAAACCGTGACCTCGCGGCCGAACCGGCACTTCTACGGTCACGCGGTGATTCACAAGAGCGGCGACTGGCTGTACGCCACCGAGAACGACACCTCCGATCCGGGTCGTGGCTTGCTGGGTGTGTATAAGTTCGAAGGCGAGCGACTTATCCACAGCGGCGAGATCCCCACCCACGGCGTCGGCCCGCACCAGGTGTCGTGGATGCCCGATGGTGAAACTCTGGTGGTCGCCAACGGCGGCATTCGCACCGAGGCCGAAAGCCGCGTCGAAATGAACCTCAACGCCATGGAACCGAGCCTGGTCCTGATGCAACGCGACGGCACCCTGCTGAGCAAGGAAACCCTCGCCCAGCAGATGAACAGCGTGCGTCATTTGGGGATCGCCAGTGACGGCACCATCGTCGCCGGTCAGCAGTTCATGGGGCCGTCTCACGAGTCTTCGGAGCTGCTGGCGATCAAGCGGCCCGGCCAGCCGTTCGTGGCTTTCCCGGTGCCTGAGCATCAGTTGCAGGTCATGGGGCATTACACCGCCAGCGTCGCGGTGCACAGCGAACTGCGCCTGGTGGCGTTGACCGCGCCACGGGGCAACCGCTTTTTCATCTGGGACCTGGATAGCGGTGAAGTGCGCCTGGACGCGCCGCTTCCCGATTGCGCCGGGGTCGGCGCGGTAGCCGATGGCTTTGTCGTGACCTCGGGTCAGGGGCGCTGCCGGTTCTACGACTGCCGCCAGACAAGCCTTGTTGCAAAACCCCTCGATCTACCCGCAGGGCTCTGGGACAACCACCTTCACCTCATCTAA
- a CDS encoding ACT domain-containing protein yields the protein MAGETSLATLLRSMSPQLNVGEYVFCTLRDGKLPAGLEIVGSFREQEGLTVILERSHAEKAGFGFDYVAAWITLNVHSALEAVGLTAAFATALGQAGISCNVIAGYYHDHLFVGQADAERALHVLRDLAANAE from the coding sequence ATGGCTGGCGAAACTTCATTGGCAACCTTGCTGCGCAGCATGAGCCCGCAACTCAACGTCGGCGAATACGTGTTCTGCACCCTGCGCGACGGCAAGTTGCCGGCAGGCCTTGAGATCGTCGGCAGCTTTCGCGAGCAGGAAGGTCTGACGGTGATTCTGGAACGTTCCCACGCCGAAAAGGCCGGCTTCGGTTTCGATTACGTCGCGGCCTGGATCACCTTGAACGTGCATTCGGCCCTCGAAGCCGTCGGCCTGACCGCCGCGTTCGCCACGGCACTAGGCCAGGCGGGCATCAGCTGCAACGTGATCGCCGGCTATTACCACGACCATTTATTCGTCGGCCAGGCCGATGCCGAACGCGCCCTGCACGTGCTGCGGGATCTGGCGGCCAACGCGGAGTAA
- a CDS encoding LysE/ArgO family amino acid transporter → MWQSYVNGLLVAAGLIMAIGTQNAFVLAQSLRREHHLPVAALCVTCDALLVAAGVFGLATVLAQNPTLLAVARWGGAAFLIWYGSLALRRACSKQSLQQGENQTVRSLRAVMLSALAVTLLNPHVYLDTVLLIGSLGAQQTEPGAYVVGAASASLLWFFTLALGAAWLAPWLARPSTWRILDLLVAVMMFTVAFQLIVAS, encoded by the coding sequence ATGTGGCAGAGCTATGTGAACGGCCTGTTGGTGGCCGCGGGGCTGATCATGGCGATCGGTACTCAAAATGCGTTCGTGTTGGCTCAGAGCCTTCGGCGCGAACATCACCTGCCCGTGGCGGCACTGTGCGTGACCTGCGATGCCTTGCTGGTGGCCGCCGGGGTATTCGGCCTGGCGACGGTGCTGGCGCAAAACCCGACGTTGCTGGCAGTCGCCCGTTGGGGTGGCGCGGCGTTTTTGATTTGGTATGGCAGCCTGGCGTTGCGTCGAGCCTGCTCGAAACAGAGCCTGCAACAGGGCGAAAACCAGACCGTGCGTTCACTGCGCGCGGTGATGCTCAGTGCTTTGGCCGTAACGCTGCTTAACCCGCACGTTTATCTGGATACCGTGTTGCTGATTGGCTCTCTCGGTGCCCAACAAACCGAGCCCGGCGCTTATGTCGTGGGCGCGGCCAGTGCGTCGTTGCTTTGGTTTTTCACCCTGGCGCTCGGCGCGGCGTGGTTGGCGCCATGGTTGGCGCGGCCAAGCACCTGGCGAATCCTTGATCTGTTGGTGGCGGTCATGATGTTCACAGTGGCGTTTCAATTAATCGTCGCCAGCTGA
- a CDS encoding imelysin family protein, with amino-acid sequence MIRMPLATASLLAIAISLAGCGEGKDKAVAAQAPNPAASTTAPAAAPAAVGKIDEAAAKAVVAHYADIVFAVYSDAESTAKTLQTAVDAFLAKPNADTLKAAKAAWIAARVPYLQSEVFRFGNTIIDDWEGQVNAWPLDEGLIDYVDKSYEHALGNPGATANIIANTQVQVGEDKIDVKDITPAKLASLNELGGSEANVATGYHAIEFLLWGQDLNGTGPGAGKRPASDYLEGKGATGGHNDRRRAYLKSVTQLLVSDLEEMVGNWKPNVADNYRATLEAEPAESGLRKMLFGMGSLSLGELAGERMKVSLEANSPEDEHDCFSDNTHNSQFYDAKGVRNVYLGEYTRVDGTKMTGASLSSLVAKADPAADTALKADLAATEAKMQVIVDHANKGEHYDQLIAAGNTAGNQIVRDAIASLVKQTGSIEAAAGKLGISDLNPDNADHEF; translated from the coding sequence ATGATTCGTATGCCTCTGGCTACCGCCAGTCTGTTGGCCATCGCTATTTCCCTCGCCGGTTGTGGCGAAGGCAAAGACAAAGCTGTCGCTGCGCAAGCACCGAATCCGGCCGCCAGCACCACGGCCCCGGCTGCTGCGCCTGCCGCTGTTGGTAAAATCGACGAAGCCGCCGCCAAAGCCGTTGTCGCGCATTACGCCGACATCGTCTTCGCCGTTTACAGCGATGCCGAATCCACCGCGAAGACCCTGCAAACCGCCGTCGACGCCTTCCTCGCCAAGCCGAACGCCGACACCCTGAAAGCTGCCAAGGCTGCCTGGATCGCTGCCCGCGTTCCTTACCTGCAGAGCGAAGTGTTCCGCTTCGGCAACACCATCATCGACGATTGGGAAGGTCAGGTGAACGCCTGGCCACTGGACGAAGGCCTGATCGACTACGTCGACAAATCCTACGAGCACGCACTGGGTAACCCGGGCGCCACGGCCAACATCATCGCCAACACCCAGGTTCAGGTCGGCGAAGACAAGATCGACGTGAAAGACATCACCCCGGCAAAACTCGCCAGCCTGAACGAGCTGGGTGGTTCCGAGGCCAACGTTGCCACCGGCTACCACGCCATCGAATTCCTGCTCTGGGGCCAGGACCTGAACGGCACCGGCCCTGGCGCTGGCAAACGCCCAGCTTCCGACTACCTGGAAGGCAAAGGTGCAACCGGCGGTCATAACGATCGTCGTCGCGCTTACCTGAAGTCCGTGACCCAACTGCTGGTCAGCGACCTGGAAGAAATGGTCGGTAACTGGAAGCCGAACGTGGCCGACAACTACCGCGCCACCCTCGAAGCCGAGCCAGCTGAATCCGGCCTGCGCAAAATGCTGTTCGGCATGGGCAGCCTGTCCCTGGGCGAACTGGCGGGCGAGCGCATGAAGGTTTCCCTGGAAGCCAACTCGCCGGAAGACGAACACGACTGCTTCAGCGACAACACCCACAATTCGCAGTTCTACGATGCCAAAGGCGTTCGTAACGTGTACCTGGGTGAATACACCCGCGTCGACGGCACCAAAATGACCGGCGCCAGCCTGTCATCCCTGGTGGCCAAGGCTGACCCGGCTGCCGACACCGCGCTGAAAGCCGACCTGGCTGCGACCGAAGCGAAGATGCAGGTTATCGTCGATCACGCCAACAAGGGTGAGCACTACGACCAGCTGATCGCTGCCGGCAACACTGCTGGCAACCAGATCGTGCGCGACGCTATCGCTTCCCTGGTCAAGCAGACCGGTTCGATCGAAGCAGCCGCTGGCAAACTGGGCATCAGCGACCTGAACCCGGACAACGCTGATCACGAGTTCTGA
- a CDS encoding superoxide dismutase has protein sequence MAFELPPLPYAHDALQPHISKETLEYHHDKHHNTYVVNLNNLVPGTEFEGKTLEEIVKSSSGGIFNNAAQVWNHTFYWNCLAPNAGGQPTGALADAINAAFGSFDKFKEEFSKTSIGTFGSGWGWLVKKADGSLALASTIGAGNPLTNGDTPLLTCDVWEHAYYIDYRNLRPKYVEAFWNLVNWKFVAEQFEGKTFTA, from the coding sequence ATGGCTTTCGAATTGCCGCCGCTGCCTTACGCACACGATGCCCTGCAGCCGCACATTTCCAAGGAAACTCTGGAATACCACCACGACAAGCACCACAACACCTATGTCGTGAACCTGAACAACCTGGTGCCAGGCACCGAGTTCGAAGGCAAGACTCTGGAAGAGATCGTCAAATCTTCCTCTGGCGGTATCTTCAACAACGCCGCTCAGGTCTGGAACCACACTTTCTACTGGAACTGCCTGGCGCCAAACGCCGGCGGTCAACCAACCGGCGCACTGGCTGACGCGATCAACGCAGCCTTCGGTTCGTTCGACAAGTTCAAGGAAGAATTCAGCAAGACTTCCATCGGCACCTTCGGTTCCGGTTGGGGCTGGCTGGTGAAAAAGGCTGACGGTTCCCTGGCCCTGGCCAGCACCATCGGCGCCGGCAACCCGCTGACCAACGGCGACACCCCGCTGCTGACCTGCGACGTCTGGGAACACGCTTACTACATCGACTACCGCAACCTTCGTCCAAAATACGTCGAAGCGTTCTGGAACCTGGTCAACTGGAAATTCGTGGCTGAGCAGTTCGAAGGCAAAACCTTCACCGCTTAA
- a CDS encoding di-heme oxidoreductase family protein, whose amino-acid sequence MPSLPLRLSALFLALGLSACDDAPRFTQAEPGEARSGGSATVRKTDQNAFSLPSANLPPSRRVDFSVGNSFFRNPWVIAPSTTTARDGLGPLFNTNACQNCHIKDGRGHPPTPDAQNAVSMLVRLSIPDTPAYAKVIEQLGVVPEPVYGGQFQDMSVPGVVPEGKVRVDYTPVPIRFKDGTEVELRKPTLQITQLGYGPMHPDTRFSARVAPPMIGLGLLEAIPDEAILANAEAQEKDKNGIAGRPNRVWDDAQQKSVLGRFGWKAGQPNLNQQNVHAFSGDMGLTTSLRPVDDCTAAQTACKQAPNGNGPDGEPEVSDNILRLVLFYSRNLAVPARRDVSAPEVLAGKNLFFQAGCQSCHTPKYTTAANAAEPELANQVIRPYSDLLLHDMGDGLADNRTEFQASGRDWRTPPLWGIGLTQAVSGHTQFLHDGRARNLLEAVLWHGGEATAAQQQVLSFNAEQRAALLAFLNSL is encoded by the coding sequence ATGCCCTCGCTGCCTCTTCGCTTGTCCGCACTGTTTCTGGCCCTGGGCCTGAGTGCCTGCGATGACGCCCCGCGCTTTACCCAAGCCGAACCCGGTGAAGCCCGGTCCGGTGGCAGCGCAACCGTGCGCAAGACCGATCAGAACGCATTTTCCCTGCCGTCCGCCAACCTGCCGCCGTCACGGCGCGTGGACTTCAGTGTCGGCAACAGCTTTTTCCGTAATCCCTGGGTGATCGCCCCGTCGACCACCACCGCCCGGGATGGCCTCGGCCCGCTGTTCAACACCAACGCGTGCCAGAACTGCCACATCAAGGACGGACGCGGTCATCCGCCCACGCCTGATGCGCAGAACGCCGTGTCGATGCTGGTACGTCTGTCGATTCCCGATACGCCAGCGTACGCCAAGGTCATCGAGCAGCTCGGTGTCGTCCCGGAGCCGGTCTACGGCGGCCAGTTCCAGGACATGTCCGTACCGGGTGTCGTGCCGGAAGGCAAAGTGCGCGTCGATTACACACCCGTTCCGATCCGCTTCAAGGACGGCACCGAAGTCGAGTTGCGCAAGCCGACGTTGCAAATCACCCAGCTCGGCTATGGCCCGATGCACCCTGACACGCGCTTCTCAGCCAGGGTTGCACCGCCAATGATTGGCCTGGGCCTGCTCGAAGCGATTCCCGACGAGGCGATCCTGGCCAATGCCGAGGCTCAGGAAAAAGACAAAAACGGTATCGCCGGGCGTCCGAACCGGGTCTGGGATGACGCGCAGCAAAAATCCGTTCTCGGGCGATTTGGCTGGAAGGCCGGCCAACCAAACCTCAATCAGCAAAATGTTCATGCGTTTTCCGGGGACATGGGCCTGACCACCAGTCTGAGACCCGTTGATGACTGCACCGCCGCGCAAACCGCTTGCAAGCAAGCGCCCAACGGTAATGGCCCGGATGGCGAGCCGGAAGTCAGCGATAACATCCTGCGTCTGGTGCTGTTCTACAGCCGTAACCTCGCCGTACCGGCCCGCCGCGATGTCAGCGCCCCCGAGGTGCTGGCCGGCAAGAATCTGTTTTTCCAGGCCGGATGCCAGTCCTGCCACACCCCGAAATACACCACCGCCGCCAACGCCGCAGAACCTGAATTGGCCAATCAAGTGATTCGCCCTTACAGCGATCTGCTGCTGCATGACATGGGCGACGGTCTGGCCGACAACCGTACCGAATTCCAGGCCAGCGGCCGCGACTGGCGCACCCCGCCGTTGTGGGGCATCGGCCTGACGCAGGCGGTCAGTGGGCACACCCAGTTTTTGCACGATGGCCGCGCCCGCAATCTGCTTGAAGCCGTGCTCTGGCATGGCGGCGAAGCCACAGCGGCGCAGCAACAGGTTTTGTCTTTCAATGCCGAGCAGCGCGCTGCGTTGCTGGCGTTCTTGAATTCCCTTTAA
- a CDS encoding putative bifunctional diguanylate cyclase/phosphodiesterase translates to MKLELKNSLSVKLLRVVLLSALIVGVVLSCAQIVFDAYKTRQAVASDAQRILDMFRDPSTQAVYSLDREMGMQVIEGLFQDDAVRKASIGHPNEAMLAQKSRELQHSDSRWLTDLILGKERTFTTELVGRGPYSEYYGDLSITLDTATYGQGFIVSSVIIFISGVLRAMAMGLVLYLVYHWLLTKPLSRIIEHLTEINPDRPSEHKIPLLKGHEKNELGIWINTANQLLESIERNTHLRHEAENSLLRMAQYDFLTGLPNRQQLQQQLDKILVDAGRLQRRVAVLVVGLDDFKGINEQFSYQTGDQLLLALADRLRAHSGRLGALARLGGDQFALVQADIEQPYEAAELAQSILDDLEAAFALDHQEIRLRATIGITLFPEDGDSTEKLLQKAEQTMTLAKTRSRNRYQFYIASVDTEMRRRRELEKDLRDALARNQFYLVYQPQISYRDHRVVGVEALIRWQHPEHGLVPPDLFIPLAEQNGTIIAIGEWVLDQACKQLRDWHDQGFVDLRMAVNLSTVQLHHAELPRVVNNLLQMYRLPPRSLELEVTETGLMEDISTAAQHLLSLRRSGALIAIDDFGTGYSSLSYLKSLPLDKIKIDKSFVQDLLDDDDDATIVRAIIQLGKSLGMQVIAEGVETAEQEAYIISEGCHEGQGYLYSKPLPARELSAYLKQAQRSNAAIL, encoded by the coding sequence TTGAAGCTGGAACTCAAGAACAGCTTGTCGGTGAAGTTGCTTCGGGTAGTGCTCCTGTCGGCATTGATCGTCGGCGTGGTCTTGAGCTGCGCGCAGATCGTTTTCGATGCCTATAAAACACGCCAGGCCGTGGCCAGCGATGCCCAACGCATCCTCGACATGTTCCGCGACCCCTCGACCCAGGCCGTCTACAGCCTGGACCGGGAAATGGGTATGCAGGTTATCGAAGGCCTGTTTCAGGACGACGCTGTGCGCAAGGCCTCCATTGGCCATCCCAACGAAGCCATGCTCGCGCAAAAGTCTCGCGAGCTGCAGCATTCCGACAGTCGCTGGCTGACCGACCTGATCCTCGGCAAGGAACGCACCTTCACCACCGAGCTGGTGGGTCGCGGCCCTTACAGCGAGTATTACGGCGACTTGAGCATCACCCTCGACACCGCCACCTACGGCCAGGGTTTCATCGTCAGTTCGGTGATCATCTTCATCTCCGGCGTGTTGCGTGCGATGGCCATGGGGCTGGTGCTGTACCTGGTCTATCACTGGCTGCTGACCAAGCCGCTGTCGCGGATCATCGAACACCTCACGGAAATCAATCCGGATCGCCCCAGCGAACACAAAATCCCGCTGCTCAAGGGGCATGAAAAGAACGAACTGGGAATCTGGATCAACACCGCCAACCAGTTGCTCGAGTCCATCGAGCGCAACACCCATTTGCGCCACGAAGCGGAAAACAGCCTGCTACGCATGGCCCAGTACGACTTCCTCACCGGCCTGCCGAACCGCCAGCAATTGCAGCAGCAACTGGACAAAATCCTGGTAGACGCCGGCAGGTTGCAACGTCGGGTCGCGGTATTGGTCGTCGGCCTGGACGACTTCAAGGGCATCAACGAACAATTCAGCTACCAGACCGGCGACCAACTGCTGCTGGCCCTGGCCGATCGCCTGCGCGCTCACAGCGGACGCCTTGGTGCCCTCGCCCGCCTCGGCGGCGACCAGTTCGCCCTGGTTCAGGCCGACATCGAACAACCCTACGAAGCGGCCGAACTGGCCCAAAGCATTCTCGATGACCTGGAAGCGGCATTTGCCCTCGATCATCAAGAGATTCGTCTGCGCGCGACCATCGGCATCACCCTGTTCCCCGAAGACGGTGACAGCACCGAGAAACTGCTGCAAAAAGCCGAGCAGACCATGACCCTGGCCAAGACTCGCTCGCGCAACCGTTATCAGTTCTATATCGCCAGTGTCGACACCGAAATGCGCCGCCGTCGCGAGCTGGAAAAAGACCTGCGCGACGCCTTGGCCCGTAACCAGTTCTACCTCGTCTACCAGCCGCAGATCAGCTATCGCGATCACCGGGTGGTGGGTGTCGAGGCACTGATTCGCTGGCAGCATCCCGAGCACGGGCTGGTTCCGCCAGACTTGTTCATCCCCCTGGCCGAGCAGAACGGCACCATCATCGCCATCGGCGAATGGGTGCTGGATCAGGCGTGCAAACAATTGCGCGACTGGCATGACCAGGGTTTCGTCGACCTGCGCATGGCGGTGAATCTGTCCACGGTGCAGCTGCACCACGCCGAGTTGCCACGGGTGGTCAACAACCTGCTGCAGATGTACCGCCTGCCGCCCCGCAGCCTGGAGCTGGAAGTCACCGAAACCGGCCTGATGGAAGACATCAGCACGGCTGCCCAGCACCTGCTGAGCCTACGTCGCTCCGGCGCGCTGATCGCGATCGACGACTTCGGCACCGGATACTCATCATTGAGCTATCTGAAAAGCCTGCCGCTGGACAAGATCAAGATCGACAAGAGCTTCGTTCAGGACCTGCTCGATGACGACGACGATGCGACCATCGTTCGGGCCATCATCCAGTTGGGCAAGAGCCTGGGCATGCAGGTGATTGCCGAAGGCGTGGAAACCGCCGAGCAAGAGGCCTACATCATCTCTGAAGGCTGTCACGAAGGTCAGGGCTATCTCTACAGCAAGCCGCTGCCGGCGCGGGAATTGAGCGCGTATCTGAAACAGGCTCAGCGCAGTAACGCGGCTATTTTGTAG
- a CDS encoding LysR family transcriptional regulator ArgP: MFDYKLLSALAAVVEQAGFERAAQVLGLSQSAISQRIKLLESRVGQPVLVRVTPPAPTEIGRRLLNHVQQVRLLERDLQTLVPALDEEGQPERLRIALNADSLATWWAVAVGDFCAQQHLLLDLVVEDQTVGLKRMRAGEVAACVCASERPVAGARSVLLGAMRYRALASPAFIARHFPEGVRADLLSKTPALVFGPDDFLQHRYLASLGVDGGFEHHLCPSSEGFIRLTEAGLGWGLVPELQVREQLERGVLVELLPDKPIDVPLYWHHWRNGGQLLGLLTDQLVRSSKQWLVPLD; this comes from the coding sequence ATGTTCGACTATAAATTGCTTTCTGCCTTGGCCGCGGTGGTTGAGCAGGCGGGGTTCGAACGTGCGGCTCAGGTGCTCGGTTTGTCGCAATCGGCGATCTCCCAGCGCATCAAGTTGCTGGAGTCGCGGGTCGGCCAACCGGTGCTGGTGCGGGTGACACCGCCGGCCCCGACCGAAATCGGCCGACGATTGCTCAACCATGTGCAGCAGGTGCGTTTGCTTGAACGGGACTTGCAAACCCTGGTGCCGGCACTCGACGAAGAAGGCCAGCCGGAACGTCTGCGCATCGCTTTGAATGCCGACAGCCTCGCCACCTGGTGGGCCGTGGCGGTCGGGGATTTTTGTGCGCAGCAGCATTTGCTGCTCGATCTGGTGGTCGAAGACCAGACGGTCGGCCTCAAACGCATGCGCGCCGGTGAAGTCGCGGCGTGCGTCTGCGCCAGCGAGCGACCGGTGGCCGGCGCGCGCAGCGTTTTGCTGGGGGCCATGCGCTACCGTGCGTTGGCCAGCCCAGCATTTATTGCCCGACATTTTCCTGAAGGTGTACGCGCCGATCTGTTGTCGAAAACGCCCGCGCTGGTGTTTGGCCCGGACGATTTCCTACAGCATCGCTACCTCGCGTCCCTCGGCGTCGATGGCGGATTCGAACACCATCTATGCCCTTCGTCCGAAGGCTTCATCCGCCTCACGGAAGCGGGACTCGGTTGGGGGCTGGTGCCTGAACTGCAGGTGCGCGAGCAACTGGAGCGCGGTGTATTGGTAGAGCTTTTGCCCGATAAGCCGATCGATGTGCCGCTGTACTGGCATCATTGGCGCAATGGCGGTCAGTTGCTGGGGTTACTCACCGATCAGTTGGTGCGTTCGTCGAAGCAATGGCTGGTGCCGTTGGACTGA